A genomic window from Erythrobacter sp. BLCC-B19 includes:
- a CDS encoding MFS transporter, giving the protein MVVPTSTDGGVRRPADGLTGREGRAGLFGIQDRIGTATAQCISAPPTGTRSPAFAIILSLPATAMGLALSVQISVLSWILATRYGFEIEEIGLVWAAGPLAGIAGQLLIGALSDRVWLLGGRRRPFILIGGVAAAVSLLLLPRIGEISGALGLASIMAVAVTVALTLDLAVNVGFNPARSLIADVTEEGAERTRSFSLMQVVSGSFGVGAYALAAAFGNDVLIHVAAGLVLVFTLLPVILISEPRELGAPPAAGDPAPTLTPARLAFAISPLWALLVYDLYGFALHLLGIAPQGYAAELLCAGASVLLILHAFIRQGGPDGTFRRIIAASALTWLGVQPIFVFMVSFLQGRMPALGAEALGQVTSLAFLAMNAVAALAPLGLGWLARAYDPVRVHIAALGLMALGCAGVWLAVAEPWQLYGLMALCGIGWGAIVSLPFSIMSSHVDGARMGLFMGLFNLSIVLPQLLSSLGIARLVAAAPDKGLIFALSGGFLLLSALAWFPLRSPQPKVTQ; this is encoded by the coding sequence ATGGTGGTGCCGACAAGCACCGATGGCGGTGTGCGCAGGCCAGCAGATGGCCTGACCGGACGAGAGGGGAGAGCGGGTCTGTTCGGGATTCAGGATCGCATCGGCACAGCGACGGCTCAGTGCATCAGCGCGCCGCCGACAGGCACGCGCTCGCCAGCCTTTGCAATTATCCTGAGCCTTCCCGCAACCGCCATGGGGTTGGCCCTGTCGGTGCAGATTTCCGTGCTGAGCTGGATTCTTGCCACGCGCTACGGCTTTGAAATCGAGGAGATCGGGTTAGTCTGGGCCGCAGGGCCCTTGGCGGGGATCGCGGGTCAGTTGTTGATCGGCGCGCTAAGCGACCGCGTGTGGCTGCTTGGCGGTCGGCGGCGGCCTTTCATCCTCATTGGCGGCGTGGCGGCGGCCGTGTCGCTGCTCTTGCTGCCCCGGATCGGCGAGATTTCCGGCGCTCTGGGCCTCGCGAGCATCATGGCCGTGGCGGTGACTGTGGCGCTGACGCTCGACCTGGCCGTCAATGTCGGCTTCAATCCTGCCCGCAGCCTGATCGCCGATGTCACCGAAGAAGGCGCCGAGCGCACCCGCAGTTTCTCGCTCATGCAGGTGGTCTCGGGCAGTTTCGGGGTCGGCGCCTATGCGCTTGCGGCCGCCTTCGGCAATGATGTGCTGATCCATGTCGCGGCAGGTCTGGTGCTGGTGTTCACCCTTCTTCCGGTGATCCTGATTTCCGAGCCGCGCGAACTTGGCGCGCCCCCGGCCGCTGGCGATCCGGCACCCACCCTGACCCCGGCGCGTCTTGCTTTCGCCATATCACCGCTGTGGGCGCTGCTGGTCTACGATCTCTATGGTTTTGCTCTGCACCTTTTGGGCATCGCGCCGCAGGGCTATGCGGCCGAACTGCTGTGCGCTGGCGCAAGTGTGCTGCTGATCCTTCATGCCTTTATCCGGCAGGGCGGACCTGACGGCACCTTCCGCCGGATCATCGCCGCGAGCGCCCTGACGTGGCTGGGCGTGCAGCCGATCTTCGTGTTCATGGTCAGCTTCCTGCAAGGCCGCATGCCGGCGCTTGGTGCCGAGGCTCTCGGGCAGGTCACGAGCCTTGCCTTCCTCGCCATGAACGCAGTTGCCGCGCTTGCGCCATTGGGACTTGGCTGGCTGGCGCGGGCGTATGATCCGGTGCGGGTGCATATCGCCGCGCTCGGCCTGATGGCGCTGGGCTGCGCCGGCGTCTGGCTGGCGGTGGCAGAGCCCTGGCAGCTCTACGGCCTGATGGCGCTTTGCGGGATCGGCTGGGGAGCGATTGTCAGCCTGCCCTTTTCGATCATGTCCAGCCATGTCGATGGCGCGCGGATGGGGCTGTTCATGGGCTTGTTCAACCTGTCCATTGTCCTGCCGCAGCTGCTTTCCAGTCTCGGCATTGCCCGCCTTGTCGCCGCCGCCCCTGACAAGGGGCTGATTTTCGCGCTGTCCGGCGGGTTCCTGCTGCTCTCCGCCCTGGCGTGGTTCCCGCTTCGCTCTCCCCAACCGAAGGTGACCCAATGA